In the genome of uncultured Celeribacter sp., the window ACTTTGTGCTCTTTTTATAAGAAGAGCATAGAAAAACCCGCCGAAATCTCGGCGGGTTTTGCATTTTTGCCGTTGTGACGTCTTAGCTCAGCGCCTGATCCAGATCGCCGATCAGGTCGTTGGCATCCTCGATCCCGATGGACAGGCGCAGGATGTTCGGACCGGCACCGGCCTTGACCTGTTCTTCCGGCGTCAACTGGCTGTGGGTCGTCGAGGCCGGGTGGATGACCAGTGACCGCGTGTCGCCAAGGTTCGCCACATGGGAGAACAGCTTGAGCTTGGCAACGGTGTCGACACAGGCGTCATAGCCGCCTTTGAGCGCCACGGTGAACAGCGCCCCGGCACCGCGCGGGCAGATGCGGGTCATGCGGTCGTAATAGCCCGACGAGGGCAGGCCGCCATAGGTGACTGCTTCGATCCGATCATCGCCTTCGAGCCAATTCGCGATCTCTCGGGCGTTTTGCACATGTTTCTGCATGCGCAGCGACAGGGTCTCGATCCCCATCAAGGTGTAATGCGCGGCCTGCGGATTCAGCGTCATGCCGAGGTCGCGCAGACCCACGGCGATGCCGTGGAATGTGAACGCGAGCGGCCCGAAAGTCTCATGAAAATCAAGGCCATGATAGGCCGGTTCCGGCTCGGAGAGCGACGGGAATTTGCCCGAGGCGGACCAATCGAAGGTGCCGCTGTCGACGATGCAGCCGCCGGTCACGGTGCCATTGCCGGTCAGGTATTTCGTCATGGAATGCACCACCAAAGTGGCGCCGTGGCTGATCGGGTTACACAGATACGGCGTCGCCGAGGTGTTGTCGACAATCAGCGGAATGCCCGCCTTGTTGGCAATCTCACCAAGCGCGTCGAGGTCCATGATCGCGCCCGTCGGGTTGGCAAGACTTTCACAGAAGATCGCCTGGGTGTTCTCGTCAATCGCGGCGCGGACGGCGTCGAAATCGTCGAAATCCACGAATTTGGCGGACCAGCCAAAACGTTTGAAGGTCTGGGTGAATTGCGTCAGCGTGCCGCCGTAAAGGCGGGTCGAGGCGACGATGTTCTTGCCCGGCGCCATGAGCGGGAAGAGCGCCATGATCTGGGCGGCATGCCCGGAGGAACAACAGACCGCGCCAGCGCCGCCTTCGAGGGCTGCCATGCGATTTTGCAAAGCCGCCACGGTCGGGTTCGTCAGGCGCGAATAGATATAGCCGACCTCTTCGAGGTTAAACAGTCGCGCGGCGTGGGCCGCGTCTTTGAAGACATAGGCCGTGGTCTGGTAAATCGGCACCTGACGCGCGCCGGTCGCCGGGTCGGGTTCCGTGCCCGCATGCACCTGGATCGTGTCAAAGCCTTGTTTTTTCTCGGACATTTTGTCCTCCCTAATCGCAAAATCCCAGCGACATTACGCGCAGGGGGAGGGGCTTTCAACCGGGTCTCTGCGCAACAAGATCATGAGCGTGATTCAACCGCGCAGGGTGTTCGCTAGGATTCCGCAATTTTGCGATCATCCCACAATGATCATGACGGCGAAAAAGGGCACAAGAAGCACAAGCTCCGTCAGAGGAAGCGGGCTTTGCGGCAGCGGGATGTGGGACATGATCTGTTTCATGGCCCTAGGGCTAAAGCGCAATGGTTAACCAAAACTCACTATGAGATAGCGTCGGCGGGAAACAATATGTTTCTCTTTTGTTCTTGTTGTCTGTGCGTCGCCCAAGGCGCAGGTTAGGCGCAACGAAGAGGTGCCTGAGATGACAACGATTTACCACAATCCCCGCTGTTCCAAATCGCGCGAGACGCTGAAACTGATCGAGGCGGAGGGCATCACGCCCGAGGTCGTGCTCTACCTCGAAACGCCAGTGTCACGTGAGAAACTGGCAGAATTTGTGGCGCGCTCCGGCCTGCCTGCGAGCGCGTTTCTGCGGGCAAAAGAAGATGAGGCCAAGGCGCTCGGTGTAACGGCAAACTCCGACCCGGAGGCCATTCTGGACGCCATCGCGGCGCATCCGCGTTTGATGGAGCGGCCGGTTGTGGAAAGCGACAAGGGCGTCGCTTTGGGACGCCCGCCCGAAGCGGTCAAATCTGTGCTGTAAGATTGTCCTCCGCCATGATCCGCCGCCCGTCCTCGCAGGCGGGGGCGATTTGGTAGCGTGTGCGCAGCTCAGACATATAGTCGCGCAGCATCGGCACACGGCGCGGGCGGAAGGATTCGTCGCCCAAGGTGAGCGACTGGATCGAGCCGACGAGGAATTGCCGAAACGCGCCGCGCAAACGACAATGGGCGAGCAGCATCAGCTCGTCGTCGAGATAGACGATGGCCAGTGGCCAGATCGTGCGCGTGCTGTCTCGCCCCTCCCGATCTCGATACCCGAGCACAAGCGCGCGTTCGTCCCAACAGGCCTGGCGAATGAGGGAAAGATCGGCTTCGTACTGTTTTTGCGGCTGATACCGATGCACCAAGCCCACAGAGTGTTCGATATGTGCGCGTTTTGTCTCAGGCAGACTGGCGGTGATCTTGCTCAGCGCATCGCCTGCGGCCTGTGACAAGGCCGCGTCTCCGCGCAGGCGCACCTCGGACAGGCCCAAGACCAGCGCCTCGATTTCCAACTGTGTCAGGCTCTGCGGCGGCAGGGCGTAATCCTCGGTCAGGGTATAGCCAAACCCGGCCTCTCCCTCGATCCGCGCGCCCGCGTTGCGCAGCGCCTCGATGTCGCGATAGAGCGTGCGTTGCGACACGCCCAGCTCCTCAGCCAAGAGCGTCGCCGTCACCGGCGGGCGCAGGCTGCGCATGAGATGCATGAGGCGGAACAGGCGATCCGATTTGGCCATGGGGCCTCCTTTTCGATCCGAATTTGATCCGAAGGTGCCAAAGCCCTGCTGACGGTTTCTGACAGCAGGAGCCTGCCATGCTCCGCCTCAATTGCAAAGTCCTGAGAGGAAAGATCATGCTCACCCTTTACCACGCCCCCAAATCGCGCAGCTCGCGGATCGTCACGCTGTTGATGGCGCTCGACGCGATGTCGGAGGTGGACATCCGCCTCACCGATATTCCGCGCCAGGACGGCTCTGGTGCACGCGATCCGAACAACCCGCATCCCGAGGGCAAGGTGCCGCTTTTGGTCACCGAAGGCGGCGAGATGATCCGCGAAAGCAATGCGATCATGCTCTATCTAACCGACCGCTTCCCATCCGATCTGGCGCCAACTGTCGGCGCGCCGGGGCGAGGGGCCTATCTGAGCTGGCTGTTCTGGTACGGTAATGTGTTGGAGCCCGCCTATGTGCATCAGATCGCGGGCCTGTCGCACCCGGCGCTAACGGCGACCTTCCGGGGCATGTCGGAGGCGGTGGCCTATCTGGTGTCTGGTCTTCAGAAGCGTGAGTTCCTCATGGGCAATCACTTTAGTGCCGCCGATCTGTTGATCGCCTCGCCGTTTTTGTGGTTCCCGGAGGCGACACCGGACGTCGCGGTGATCCGGGACTGGGTGGCGCGCTGCGGGGCGGAGCCTTTTATGGCGGAGGCGGAAGCCTTTGACGTGTTGGCGATGCAGGATATGGCGATGTCCCGGACGTGATCTGTCCCTCGGGGCGGGCATGCGGCTGGCTCCAAGGTTGCGGCTTTCTGGCCCCTATCGAGAGAGACAGAAAGCCTGCAACATTTCGCTATGGAGCCGATTCTACAGACAAAACTAAGTTTTGCCCCCTGGGCCGATCCCCGCACCGCGCGGCTGCCGGGGGTGATCCCCTTTGGGCTGGACGACTGGCTTGAGGTGGACACGGCTTACGGGGCGCAGATGGCCTTGCGCGACCACCTCATTGCCACGACGCCGAAGGAGGTCATTGCGCTCGATGACTCTGCGCGCCCGGCAGCTTTGGAAGTGCTCGACATGATTTTGGGGCTCCTGTCGGGCCTTGGGTTTGCCGTCACACAGACGGATGTGACCCGCCCCGATGGCGTCACGGTGCCGATGGATCGCGACCGGCCGATGCACACGATGGGGCGGTTGTTGCAATGCGACATCTGCCTGATGCAGCCCGACCCAAGCGGCGCGACGGAAGAGAGCGTTCTGACGGGCGGCGTGCTCTGTTTTCCCTCCGGCTGGCGGCTGCCCGAGAAATTTATGAAACCGATGTTGCGCATTCACAAACCGATCGAGGTCTACACCCCCGATCTCGCCGCGCGGGTGCAGCGGATGATGAATGGCGTGCAGGTGGGCCGGGGGCTGATGCGCGGTACTGCCTCGCGATCCGATGCGCATCTTTGCGATCCGCGCTCCGAGGGGGACTACCGCCACGGCACAACGGAGTCGCGCTATATCCGGGTCGAACGGCAAAGCCTTGTACGGCTGCCGGAAACCCGCGCGGTGGTGTTTACGATCCACACGCAGGTGGTCCTGCCAGACGTTCTCACGCCGGAGCAGGCCGCCGCCCTTGAAGCATCTCCGATTCGCCTGGCGGACTGAACAGTCCTGACAGGTATATGTCAGTTGGATGGGGGTAATCCGCTGTCTACAAGGAGGCTCATCTCATGCAAAACAACAGACAGCACTTTTGGATCGGCGTGGCCGCGCGCGCTCATGTTCTCAAAGGTCAGGCCGAAGGGTTTGCCCAACTCGGCCACGGCAAAATGGCGCCGGTCAAACGGCTCTCGATCGGCGATTGGATCGCCTATTACGCGCCGCGCGAGGGCATGAACGAGGGTGCGCCGGTGCAGGCTTTCGTGGCCATCGGACAGGTGATGGGCGAGATGTATCAAGTTGAACAAGCGCCCGGGTTTTGCCTCTACCGACGCGATGTCCGCTATATTACGGATGCCGTCGAAGCCCCGATCCGACCCCTGCTGTCCCAGCTGTCCTTTATCCCCGATGTGCGCCACTGGGGCACGCCTTTCCGCCGCGGCGCCTTCGCCATCTCGCATGACGATTTCGCGGTGATCGCGCGGGCGATGGGCCGTGTTTTAACGCCTGATCTCAATCCCTTGGTGATCTTTGCGCGGGGGCATTTATACTACGCCTGATAGATCAAGGTTTCAGCGGGTTTTCAGAATGGATTTGAATGTGGCAGCGCGGGGGGCGCTTGAAAACTATCTGGCAATGCGCGCGCCGAGATACGCGATCTTGATTGATGCCCCCTGGGGCAGCGGGAAAACGCATTTTATCGAAGACGTTTGCAAGGTGAATACCGATCCGGCCGTCCGTTATGCGACGTTGAACGGTGTGGCCGATGCGGCGGGATTTCGACGCGCCCTGTTGAAAGGCGAGCTGGGCAGCGGTGTTTTGGAAAATGGCGCATGGCTTGGCGATACCTTCGGAAAACTCGCCAAGGTGGGAAATATCGGCACGCTCGCGCGCGATATCGTCGAAGAACGCCTGATGGAGGCGCTGCCTGAGACGCTGATCTTTGACGATCTGGAGCGCACGGCCATGACGCCGGAGCTTGTGTTTGGCCTGATCAACGATTTCGTCGAACATGAGAGCAAGCGGGTGATCCTCTTGGTGAACTCCGAGAAACATCCGTGGAAAGACAAGTTTCTGGAGAAAAAGGAAAAGCTGATCGGGCGGACGTTGCGGATTGAGGCGGATATAACGGCGGCCTTGCCGGATTTCATCGGGCTGATGTCGGAGGGAAAGGGCAAAACCTATCTCTCGGATCATCCCGATCTGATCCGAGAGGTCTTCGAACAGGCCGGACACAACAACCTGCGCCTCTTGCGCAATGCGCTTCGGGAGTGCGCGCTGGTGCTCGACCGGATTGAAGACGCGTTTTTCGAAGCGCAAGAGCCCATGGCGCGTTTTACCCGCACCTATTTGGCTCTCGCCATGGCGCTGGGCAAGGGCGAGATTGCGGAGGAGGATTTGGGGCGGCGTGCGGACTTAATTGTCTTTATGTTGCCGGATGAGGATGCAGAAGAGCCAGACGTATTCAAAGAAATAATGAATCGGCATAAGGGAGCCGACATCATGGCTGGCTCTGGCGGAACCTTGAGTGTTGCGCTCGGACAGGACTTACTTGGTCGCGGGTTTGTCGACGAGGCTCAATTGAACCTGGAGTTGAGGGCGACAGGTGCGTTCAGGAAGCAAGACGAAAACCCCCTATGGAAACGCCTCTTCGAATGGCGGCATATCTCATGGCAGGCGTTGCCAGCGCTTATCGAAGAGGCACGCGTGTATCTTTTCGAAACGGATCCCATCGAACCGGGCCCCTATCTGCACATCGTTCAGACATTTCTAAATATCGAGGAACGTGGTGGCTTCACCGAAAGCCGCCCGGATTTTCTGCAACGGGTGCAGGCGCGTATTGAGACGCTGAAAGCCTCAGGCGGTTTGCCCATGGCCGATTATGGCCAGCTGTTCGGATGGGACCGCGATGATAAACATTTTTACTTCGGTGGTTACGGTTTTGAACTCAAGGCGGAGATGTCAGGCATTCTCCAAACGATGGAGCTGGCTCAGGTTGCGCTTTTCGACGCAACTCTGACGTCTTTTGTCGAACAGCTCATGGCTGAGCTTCAAACAGACCTTAAAGCTTTCGATGCGCATTTCTGGTCCCGGGATGGCGCGTTGTCCTATGAACGCATACCCGTTCTGGACCGTTTGCCGGCTCAAGAGGTCGCAAAAGTGCTTGTGGGCCATATCGAAAATGGGCGTGCACGCACAATTGGTGATACTTTCGAACATCTCGCAAGCCGTCATCGCAGCGTGGCTGAATGGGATGCAGAGCGAGTGTGGGCCGATCGGGTCAAAAAGGAAATGCAAAGGCATGTTCCTG includes:
- a CDS encoding DUF3445 domain-containing protein translates to MEPILQTKLSFAPWADPRTARLPGVIPFGLDDWLEVDTAYGAQMALRDHLIATTPKEVIALDDSARPAALEVLDMILGLLSGLGFAVTQTDVTRPDGVTVPMDRDRPMHTMGRLLQCDICLMQPDPSGATEESVLTGGVLCFPSGWRLPEKFMKPMLRIHKPIEVYTPDLAARVQRMMNGVQVGRGLMRGTASRSDAHLCDPRSEGDYRHGTTESRYIRVERQSLVRLPETRAVVFTIHTQVVLPDVLTPEQAAALEASPIRLAD
- a CDS encoding YafY family protein, coding for MAKSDRLFRLMHLMRSLRPPVTATLLAEELGVSQRTLYRDIEALRNAGARIEGEAGFGYTLTEDYALPPQSLTQLEIEALVLGLSEVRLRGDAALSQAAGDALSKITASLPETKRAHIEHSVGLVHRYQPQKQYEADLSLIRQACWDERALVLGYRDREGRDSTRTIWPLAIVYLDDELMLLAHCRLRGAFRQFLVGSIQSLTLGDESFRPRRVPMLRDYMSELRTRYQIAPACEDGRRIMAEDNLTAQI
- a CDS encoding O-acetylhomoserine aminocarboxypropyltransferase/cysteine synthase family protein gives rise to the protein MSEKKQGFDTIQVHAGTEPDPATGARQVPIYQTTAYVFKDAAHAARLFNLEEVGYIYSRLTNPTVAALQNRMAALEGGAGAVCCSSGHAAQIMALFPLMAPGKNIVASTRLYGGTLTQFTQTFKRFGWSAKFVDFDDFDAVRAAIDENTQAIFCESLANPTGAIMDLDALGEIANKAGIPLIVDNTSATPYLCNPISHGATLVVHSMTKYLTGNGTVTGGCIVDSGTFDWSASGKFPSLSEPEPAYHGLDFHETFGPLAFTFHGIAVGLRDLGMTLNPQAAHYTLMGIETLSLRMQKHVQNAREIANWLEGDDRIEAVTYGGLPSSGYYDRMTRICPRGAGALFTVALKGGYDACVDTVAKLKLFSHVANLGDTRSLVIHPASTTHSQLTPEEQVKAGAGPNILRLSIGIEDANDLIGDLDQALS
- a CDS encoding glutathione S-transferase family protein, producing MLRLNCKVLRGKIMLTLYHAPKSRSSRIVTLLMALDAMSEVDIRLTDIPRQDGSGARDPNNPHPEGKVPLLVTEGGEMIRESNAIMLYLTDRFPSDLAPTVGAPGRGAYLSWLFWYGNVLEPAYVHQIAGLSHPALTATFRGMSEAVAYLVSGLQKREFLMGNHFSAADLLIASPFLWFPEATPDVAVIRDWVARCGAEPFMAEAEAFDVLAMQDMAMSRT
- the arsC gene encoding arsenate reductase (glutaredoxin) (This arsenate reductase requires both glutathione and glutaredoxin to convert arsenate to arsenite, after which the efflux transporter formed by ArsA and ArsB can extrude the arsenite from the cell, providing resistance.); translation: MTTIYHNPRCSKSRETLKLIEAEGITPEVVLYLETPVSREKLAEFVARSGLPASAFLRAKEDEAKALGVTANSDPEAILDAIAAHPRLMERPVVESDKGVALGRPPEAVKSVL
- a CDS encoding EVE domain-containing protein; its protein translation is MQNNRQHFWIGVAARAHVLKGQAEGFAQLGHGKMAPVKRLSIGDWIAYYAPREGMNEGAPVQAFVAIGQVMGEMYQVEQAPGFCLYRRDVRYITDAVEAPIRPLLSQLSFIPDVRHWGTPFRRGAFAISHDDFAVIARAMGRVLTPDLNPLVIFARGHLYYA